The Candidatus Binatia bacterium genome includes the window CGACCGGCGTCCCGTTCTCGGCCTCGATGCTGACGATCCGCCCCGGCGTCTCGGCGTGGATCTCGTTCATCATCTTCATCGCCTCGATGATGCACAGCACCTGGCCGGGCTGGACGACGTCGCCCTCGCTGACGAAGGGCGCCGCGTCGGGCGCGGGCGCGCGGTAGAACGTGCCCACCATCGGCGAGGTGACGACGAGGTGGCCGGGCGGCAGCTCGCCCTGACCGTCACCGTCGCTCGCCGAGGGCTCGTCGCGCACGAACGACGGCGTCGACGCGAGCGTGGCGTCGTCGCGCGGCGCCGGCTCGCGCTCGGCGTGGTCCGGCGCGGGGTCGCCCGCCCGCGCGCGCGGCACGGCGCCGCGCACGAGACGGATCTTCCCCGAGCGGTCCTCGACCTCGAGCTCGGTGAGGCCCGCCTCCTCCATGAGGCGGACCAGCTTGCGGATCTCTTCGACGTCCATGGGGCTGGGGGCGGCGCTTCGGGGTCAGTGCTTCGCCGGGCCGCCGGCGGCGAGCGCCGCCGCGGCGCGCAGGCCGAGCAGGTAGCTGTCGACGCCGAAGCCACAGATCTGTCCGGTGGCGATGCCGGCGATCAGCGAGCGATGCCGGAAGCGCTCGCGACGGTGCACGTTGCTCAGGTGCACCTCGATCACCGGAACGCCGGATGCGGCGAGCGCGTCGCGCAGCGCGACGCTGGTGTGCGTGTAGCCGGCGGCGTTGACGACGATCGCGCTGATCCGACCGCGCGCCGACTGGATGCGATCGATCAGCTCGCCCTCGTGGTTCGACTGGAAGGTCTCGACGTGGACGCCGAGCTCGGCCGCGAGAGCCGTCAGCCGACGGTCGATCTCGGCGAGCGTGATGCGGCCGTAGATCTCCGGCTCGCGGTCGCCGAGAAGGTTCAGGTTCGGGCCGTGCAACACGAGGACGCTCGACACGGCGCGGATGCTAGCACGCGGACCGCCATTTGCCTCGCGGCCTCGGCTCCCCTAGCGTCGCGGCCCATGTCGCTTCTCCGCAAGGTCCTCGGGGTGAAGATCGTGATCTCGCTCGTGCTGTGGGTGCTGCCGCTGCTGTTCCTGCCGGCAGGGCTGTTCCCCGAGTTCGGGATCCCGACCTGGACGCCGGCCGCGACGATCTTCGTCCGCCTGCTCGGCGCGGCCTATCTGGCGATCCTGGTGATCGAGGCGTGGAGCTGGACGTCGCCGGAGCGCCATCCCACCGGGGTGGTCGCCGGCCTGGTGTCGAGCGCCGGCGCGACGCTCGTGCTGTGGCACTACGTGTTCTACGGCGAGCTCTACAACTGGGAGGTGATCGGCAAGCTGCTGATCACGAGCTGGCTCGTGCTGCACGCGATCTTCACGATCCTGCTCGGCATCCTCGCGGTGCCGCTGCTGCGCGCGACCGAGAGCAGCCACCCCCACTCGCCGACGCCGTAGCGCACGCGCGCCCGACGGCGTCGGCGCCGAAAAAGAAAGAGGCGCGAGCCCCTCGGGCCCGCGCCTCTTCCCGTCCGCTCAGCCGAGCCGGCTCACGGCGTCGGCGCCGGCGTCGGCAGGTCCATCACCGTGGCCGTGCCGACCGCGCCGCGCGAGTCCACCACGAGGATGGTGAAGGTGCCCGGCGAGTTCTTGGTGTAGGTGAACGTGCCGCCCGACGACGGGAGGGTCGTCGGCATCGCGGTGCCGCCGCTCGCGTTGATCGTGTACGGCGGCACGCCGCCCGTCACCGCGAACACCTGCATCCCGCCGATCGACAGCATGGCGTTGGACGGCACCACCACCGGCGGAGCCGGCGTCGGCGTCGGAGCCGGCGTCTGCGTCGGCTGCGGGGTGGGCTGCGGCGTCGGCGGCGGCGGCTCGACCGGACCCGGCAGGAAGATGTTCGCCGTGGTCATCAGCGAGGTCCCGGCCACCGACACCCGCACGGAGCCCGCGAGACCGGCGAGGTTCGCCGGGTAGATCAGGCAGGTGAGCGCCGTTCCGGGCTGCGGGTTGATCGCGAGACCGGTCTCCGACTCGTAGGGCGCCGTGTTGCACGGCGGCTGGCCGTTGGTGAAGCTCGGGCTCACCACCGAGGCCGAGGTCGGCTGCACCGGACCCCAGTCGACCTGCACGCCGTCCGCGACCGGGTTGCCGTTCGCGTCGGTGACCAGCGCCGACAGGATCGTGACGAAGGTCCCGTCGTTGTTGTCGCCGAACGCGTTCGCCTTGACCAGCGCCGCCGTGAGCCGCGCCGGCGGACCCGGCTGCTCGGTGCGCTGCGAGGTGATCGGCACCACACCCTGGCCGGACGCGCCGACCGTCTGGGCGCTGATGGTCAGGAACTGCGGCGGCGTGCCGCCCGGCACGTTGAGGATCGTCGCCGCCTGGCCGTTGGCGTCCGTCACCGCCGTCAAGTTGGACAGCGTCGGGAGCGTCGCCGGCGGCTCCGGCGGCTGTCCCTCGATGGTGAACAGCACGTTGAGCCCGGCGATCGGATTCAGGTTCTGGTCGAGCACGGTCGCGGTGATGTTTGCAGTGCCACCATCGACGCCGTTGACCGTCGGCGGCACCGCCTGGACCACGACCGTCGACGCGGTCTGCGGCGTCGGCGACGGCGGCACCGGCGTGCCGCCACCACCGCTCGGCGTCGGCGCCGGCCCGACGGTGACCTCCGCGGTCGCGATCTGACCGGACTGGTCGGTGCAGATGATGGTGAACGTCGTCGAGCCGCTCACCTCGCCGGCGGTGAAGGTCGTCGTGCCGCCGCTGTTCGGGATCGTGGTCGGGTTCAGCGTGCCGCCGCTCGGCGTGCAGGTGTACGGCGGGACGCCGCCCGTGATCGCGAACACCTGCGACTGGCCGGTGACGAGCGACACCTGCTCCGGCATGATCGTCAGCTCGGTGAACTCGACGTTGACCGTCGCCGTGACGGCGTTGCCCGCCGCGTCGACGATGGTGAAGGTGTGCGTGCCCATCAGCGCGCCGCCGCCGCGACCGGTCAGCGTGTAGCGGATGGGAACCGGGAAGCGGCCGTCGTCGAGCAGCTCCGCGACGCCGAGGCCGCTCGCCGCGTTCTGCAGCATGTAGGGCGGCTGCGGATCGACGAACGGCTGGCCGCCGATCACCAGGAACTGGATGACGGTGCCCGGCGCGGGGTCGATCACCGTGATCTCCTGCGGCAGCACCTGCAGCTCGCCGGAGATGAAGCCGACGTCCCTGAGCTGCAGGAAGATCACGCCGCCCAGGTGGAAGTTCGTCGGCGCGGTCGCCTGCACCGCGAGGCGCCCCGGCGTGCCGCCGGCGCGCATGGTGATCGCCGCGAGACCGCTTCCGTCGGTGACCGCGGTTCCCGTCGGGAACTGGCCCTCGAGCGGCGGCGGCGCGCCCTCGAAGGTGATGTCGGGGAACGAGGCCTCGAAGGTGATCGGCACGCCCGCGATCGGGTCACCGAGCGGGTCGAGGAGCCGCGCCACCACCGTCACCTCGTCCGCGTTGTTGGCGTCGATGCTGAAGCGGTCGAGCCCGACCGTGAGCGTGCCCGAGTTGCTCGACGTGCCCGCCCGGTTGAGGACGAACTGCGGCGCTCGTGGCGGCGCGCCACCGTCGGTGCCGCCGCCGCAGTTGGTGACGCCCGCTGCGACCGCCACGGCCAGCAGCGCGACGAAGAAAGACGCGACCCTTCTCATGACCCTACCTCCGCAACCAGCCCCCACGCGGCCGCCTGGTCAATCACAGACTCACTCGACTACGGTGATCGTGTAGCCGATCTCGTTGGTCTCGTAGTTCGTGCCCTGGTCCGACCGTCCGCGCGCGTACATGAAGACGTTCATGACGTAGGGCGGTGCGGGCAGACGGTTCACGTTCTGAT containing:
- the accB gene encoding acetyl-CoA carboxylase biotin carboxyl carrier protein; translated protein: MDVEEIRKLVRLMEEAGLTELEVEDRSGKIRLVRGAVPRARAGDPAPDHAEREPAPRDDATLASTPSFVRDEPSASDGDGQGELPPGHLVVTSPMVGTFYRAPAPDAAPFVSEGDVVQPGQVLCIIEAMKMMNEIHAETPGRIVSIEAENGTPVEYGSPLFVLAALE
- the aroQ gene encoding type II 3-dehydroquinate dehydratase, producing the protein MSSVLVLHGPNLNLLGDREPEIYGRITLAEIDRRLTALAAELGVHVETFQSNHEGELIDRIQSARGRISAIVVNAAGYTHTSVALRDALAASGVPVIEVHLSNVHRRERFRHRSLIAGIATGQICGFGVDSYLLGLRAAAALAAGGPAKH